From the genome of Papaver somniferum cultivar HN1 chromosome 2, ASM357369v1, whole genome shotgun sequence, one region includes:
- the LOC113347414 gene encoding glutamyl-tRNA reductase 1, chloroplastic-like — protein sequence MAAASGFATSVAGVKTMESLILKTCSSSTNYSLSQFRVFCKPIVNNNRRIVKRGVSLNPRCDVVSAESLDLENKNDARASSVSALEQLKNSGVDRYSKEKSSIVVVGLSVHTAPVEMREKLATPEAEWPRAIGELCGLHHIEEAAVLSTCNRMEIYVVALSWHRGLREVTEWMAKTSGIPASELREHLFILRDNDATQHLFEVSAGLDSLVLGEGQILSQVKQVVKVGQGVPGFGRNISDLFKRAITVGKRVRTETNIASGAVSVSSAAVELALMKLPSSSLPTTRMLVIGAGKMGKLVIKHLVSKGCTQMVVVNRSEERVALIREEFDSVDIIYKPLTEMITCASEADVIFTSTASDTPLFMKEHVEGLSPVGPDVGGLRLFIDISVPRNVGSCVSELDNAKVYNVDDLKEVVAANKEDRHRKAMEAQVIISDESKQFEAWRDSLETVPTIKKLRALVEGIRVSELEKCLAKMGDDIPKKTRRAVDDLSRGIMNKILHGPMQHLRCDGSDSRTLGETLENMHALNRMFSLETDISIFEQKIRAKTEQSQK from the exons ATGGCAGCTGCAAGTGGATTTGCCACCTCTGTTGCAGGTGTGAAAACAATGGAATCGTTGATTCTTAAGACTTGTTCTTCATCAACAAATTATTCACTTTCTCAATTCCGGGTTTTTTGTAAACCAATTGTTAATAATAATAGAAGAATTGTCAAAAGAGGTGTTTCTTTGAACCCTAGATGTGATGTTGTTTCTGCCGAAAGTTTGGATCTTGAGAATAAGAATGATGCTAGGGCTTCCAGTGTTTCTGCTCTTGAACAGCTTAAGAATTCCGGTGTCGACA GGTACTCAAAGGAAAAGAGCAGTATCGTGGTTGTTGGGCTAAGTGTTCACACCGCACCGGTAGAGATGCGTGAGAAACTTGCCACTCCAGAAGCTGAGTGGCCTCGAGCCATTGGAGAACTTTGTGGCTTGCATCATATTGAAGAAGCTGCAGTTCTTAGTACTTGCAACAGGATGGAGATATATGTTGTGGCTCTATCTTGGCATCGTGGACTTAGAGAAGTTACTGAATGGATGGCAAAG ACAAGTGGGATTCCTGCTTCAGAGCTTCGTGAGCATCTGTTTATATTACGCGACAACGATGCTACACAACACTTATTTGAAGTATCAGCAGGGCTCGACTCTCTTGTTCTAGGAGAAGGACAAATCCTGTCTCAGGTAAAACAAGTTGTCAAAGTCGGTCAAGGAGTTCCAGGATTTGGGAGGAACATCAGTGACTTGTTCAAACGTGCCATCACTGTTGGCAAGCGAGTTCGTACTGAGACCAACATTGCATCTGGGGCAGTTTCCGTTAGCTCAGCTGCAGTCGAGCTTGCCTTGATGAAGCTTCCATCTTCATCATTACCCACAACCAGAATGCTGGTAATTGGTGCTGGCAAAATGGGAAAGCTTGTGATCAAACACTTGGTATCTAAAGGGTGCACCCAAATGGTTGTTGTTAACAGATCTGAGGAAAGAGTTGCCTTAATCCGTGAGGAATTCGATAGTGTGGATATTATTTATAAACCTCTCACTGAGATGATCACCTGCGCTTCTGAAGCTGATGTAATCTTTACCAGTACTGCATCTGATACTCCACTATTCATGAAGGAGCATGTCGAGGGACTTTCTCCCGTGGGTCCAGATGTTGGGGGATTAAGACTCTTCATTGATATATCTGTTCCTAGGAACGTAGGATCCTGCGTCTCGGAACTAGACAATGCAAAAGTATACAATGTCGATGATCTTAAGGAAGTCGTGGCTGCTAACAAGGAAGATCGACATCGAAAAGCTATGGAAGCTCAGGTAATTATATCTGATGAATCCAAACAGTTCGAAGCCTGGAGGGATTCTTTAGAAACGGTTCCCACCATCAAGAAACTGAGGGCTCTTGTGGAGGGAATTAGAGTGTCAGAGTTAGAAAAATGTCTTGCGAAGATGGGGGACGATATTCCTAAGAAAACAAGGAGAGCAGTGGATGATCTTAGCCGTGGTATAATGAATAAAATCCTTCATGGTCCAATGCAGCATTTAAGATGTGATGGAAGTGATAGTAGAACTCTTGGTGAAACCCTTGAAAATATGCATGCACTTAACAGGATGTTCAGCTTGGAAACTGACATATCTATATTCGAACAGAAAATTCGAGCCAAGACAGAACAATCTCAAAAGTAA